ACGGTCACGGCTCACAGCCATGATGTTCAGGGTGGTTTCGTAACCCATGTCGTGGAAGGCGTTCACCATCTCGATACCCTTGTCGATGTTTTTCACATAGCTTGCCACGCGGAACATCTGGTACGGGCTTTCGCTCGCGGGCTTCACGGCATCCATGTTCACGCGGCCCACGTCAGCCATCACGGCCATCTTGATCTTGGAATCGATACCGTCTTTCACCTTCCAGAGCAGGTCGTCGTCGCAGAACTTCCACGGGCCGTATTCCTTGGGGTCAAAAAGTTCCGGAGAGTTCTTGTAACCCATTTCCATATAGTCCACACCGGCGGCAGACAGGAGGGTGTAAAGGCGACGCACAAATTCGAGGGAGAAGTCGTGCTTGTTCACCAGGCCGCCATCGCGGATGGTGCAGTCCAAAACCTTGATAGATTCATAGTACATGATTAGATTCCTATTTGTTTTGGCGCAAAGATAGGTTCTGCGAAGGAGCCGGTCAAGAGCAGCAAAGCAAATCGTTCAAAAAAGTTTATTTTTAACGCAATTTTTGCGTCATTTAAATTAAATTCACTATAAATCGTTCAAAATCAACAGGTTAGTATGTAAAGAAACTGAACACAATGGCCATCTAGGGGAACATTCCCAATCAGAAAAGCATGATTTCCTACCCAAACAGGAAAACTTTCATCTCCAACCAATCATCATTCAACGCATTGATTGCGTAGATAAACAAGACCACCCCAAGGACACATTATCAATGCATTTGGGGGCATGTCGAAAAAGAACGCGGCAATTACGACTGGGCTGGTTGCGACCTCGCCTACAATTGGGCAAAAGCAAACAACGCCCATTTCACTTTCCGAACACTCTTGTGGGGTTCCCAAAATCCACAGTGGTTGAGCACGCTCGATGTCAGCGAAATCAAAAAAACATGGACCGATTGGATTGACGCCGTTCAAGAACATTACCCCGACCTCAAAATGATCGAAGTCGTAAACGAGGCTGTAAAATCAGCCAACAACCATCACTCCGATTTCGCCCGTTCCAAACTTGTCGAAGCCCTTGGCGGCGATAGCGGCAACTATAATTCGTGGTGACGGCATTCAAAATGGCGCGCGAACGCTGGCCAAAGGCAATCAAGAACATGTGGACCCAGGGCATTTCGACACACCCGCTGGACTCGTTGGATTCAATTGCCTTGGAAAATTCGACAGCAGTCAACAGAAAAACACAAGGTAAATTTACTCGCCCAGCGATTTCCCTCAATACGCGAAATAATCGCGCCTTCCAAATCGCTTTCATCAAAGGCGGGGCTTTACGTTCGTCATCGCGAGCCTCAAAGAGGCGCGGCGATCCATTTTAAATTTTCGCTCTTTTGAACAATGCGAATTGCAGAAATTAAGTTTCGAGCTGACTGCGCAACACTACAACGTCTTCCAGAGAAAGTCCCGTGGCTGCGACTATTTTTTCGTCAGAAACGCCAAGCTTTATCAGATTCTTCGCGATTTCACGCGTATTTTCGGAAACACCTTCTGCAACTTTCGCGTTGACGTCTTCCGCGAACTCCTTGAAGAAGCCCTTTCTTAAGGCATTGTGATCCCAGACCTTGTGGTACATATTCCGATAAGCCTCAAATTCCTTTTTATTGAAGTTAGATACTTTTGCACTTTCCGTCAAGTCCTTAAACTTCACTTCGTCCAGTTCTTCGGGAAGTTCCTTGAGTTGGTTCAGGTAGCGGAAGAAAAACAGCCATTTGCTTAGGTCACTGGAGGTCTTCTCGATAAAGAAAGGAACCTTTGAAAGTTCGATTACAGTCCAGTTGTAGGCATCCACAAGCTGCACCCCGCTTTCCAAATCGATTACCGTCGCACGATGGACGGCGCGCTCAT
This genomic stretch from Fibrobacter sp. UWB15 harbors:
- a CDS encoding endo-1,4-beta-xylanase encodes the protein MWGHVEKERGNYDWAGCDLAYNWAKANNAHFTFRTLLWGSQNPQWLSTLDVSEIKKTWTDWIDAVQEHYPDLKMIEVVNEAVKSANNHHSDFARSKLVEALGGDSGNYNSW
- a CDS encoding Rpn family recombination-promoting nuclease/putative transposase, which encodes MMKERKSFKDCIVKPGETSPYANLLVDLAFKKAFDPDKPTSRQNLINLLNDLLGPQLKRPVKNVWTRNVAKNLSGSKASRTAIFDLHCKDDAGDLIEIEVQIREVDNFMKRLAFYASEMVANQAAPGDDWNFNVQPTYVIALTRFPVFLDERAVHRATVIDLESGVQLVDAYNWTVIELSKVPFFIEKTSSDLSKWLFFFRYLNQLKELPEELDEVKFKDLTESAKVSNFNKKEFEAYRNMYHKVWDHNALRKGFFKEFAEDVNAKVAEGVSENTREIAKNLIKLGVSDEKIVAATGLSLEDVVVLRSQLET